In Terriglobus aquaticus, the genomic window CGGTTCCGGCATCTTCATGAAGGACGGCGCTGATCCGCTCGACGTCTCCTCCTGGACCAGGGAAGAGGCCGAGATCGGTCTGTGCACTCAGAAGGAAGTGGGCACGCCGCGCAATCCCGACGAGCACGCCGAAGCCGTGTCCCGCGCGAAGGCTATCGTTCTCGCCACCTTGCATCACAACGACCCCAAGATCGTCGCCGAAGCTTCGGAAGCCGTTCTCGGCAGCATGAAGGGTCTCGCCGCGGCGGGCATCGAAGAGTCCCAGCGCATGCAGACCCGCGGCTGGTAACTTCGCGCGCTCAGAACCAGCAGAGGCCGCGTTTCAAGCGCGGCCTTTGTCTTGTGTTCAGGACAGTAGAATCAAACCATGTCGGACGATGCTCACCTGTCGCACACACCACGCATCGGTGTGCTTGCCCTGCAAGGCGCGTTTGAAGCGCATGCATCGCGCCTTCGTTCGCTCGGAGCGGAAACCGTCCTGGTCCGCACTCCAGAGCAACTCGCCGGCCTCGACGGCCTCATCATCCCCGGCGGTGAGTCCACCACCTTTCTGAAGCATCTGGAACGCGGTGGCTTCTTCGACGCCCTCAAGACCTTCGCGCGCGACACCCCGACCTTCGGCACCTGCGCCGGCGCCATCCTGCTCGCCACGGGCGTCCGCAACCCGGAGCAGCGCTCGCTTGCCGCCATGGACATCACGGTCGAACGCAACGCTTACGGCCGCCAGAACGAATCGCACATTCTCGAGACCGAAACCAGCATTCCCGGCGGCCCGCTTGAGATGGTGTACATCCGCGCTCCACGCATCGCAGAAACCGGCCCCGAAGTGACCACGCTCGCCGAGCGCAACGGCTCCCCGACCCTCGTCCGCCAGGGCCACCTCCTCGCCGCCACCTTCCACCCGGAACTCTCCGAAGACCCCCGCGTGCATCAGCTCTTTCTCGACATCGTGCGGTCGACGAAGTAGCTTTAACCGTGTGAAGAAGCCCAGCCCCTCCCATGAAAAACACGCCGGCTGGGCTGTTCGCATCTCCATCAGCTTCTTGCTTTGCACATTCCCTGCGGGTGCGGTTAGATCCCAGCAGTGCGCGGTTGAGCCACTCGCAGACGCGATCAACCGCCTTCCCGACTTCCTTCCGGGATCCGAGAACAGCAAGTGCTCCCAGGCTTTCGAGCAACGGA contains:
- the pdxT gene encoding pyridoxal 5'-phosphate synthase glutaminase subunit PdxT, translating into MSDDAHLSHTPRIGVLALQGAFEAHASRLRSLGAETVLVRTPEQLAGLDGLIIPGGESTTFLKHLERGGFFDALKTFARDTPTFGTCAGAILLATGVRNPEQRSLAAMDITVERNAYGRQNESHILETETSIPGGPLEMVYIRAPRIAETGPEVTTLAERNGSPTLVRQGHLLAATFHPELSEDPRVHQLFLDIVRSTK